The Mangrovimonas cancribranchiae nucleotide sequence ATCATTAATATCCACTTAATCAAGATAATTATATAAAATAACGTCTTAATTGTAAATGCGTTATGGATACGCCGTAGATTTCCCGTAGATAGTCCGTATAAGTAAGCGATTTTTCTTACAAAGAGCTTAGGTTTATATAGCAAGCATGTTTTGAAGGCTATTTTCCCAATTAATTAGGCCATAGCTAAAAGTCTCCTCGACTTTTTTAGTACTTAGCACACTATAGTTTGGTCTGACGGCTTTTGTGGGAAATTCCGATGATGCTATTGGGATAATTTTTACATGCAACTTTGACAGTTCTTTTATCTTTTTAGCAAATCCAAACCAGCTAGTTTCTCCTAAGTTACTAAAATGATAAACGCCATAATTAGTAGATTGACTTGAAATAATATAATAAATAAACTTAGCTAAATCGCCAGCATAGGTTGGAGACCCTATTTGATCATCGACAACATTTAAAGCGTCCTTTTCTTTAAATAAACGCAACATGGTTTTCACAAAATTATGGCCATATTCCGAGTACAACCATGAAGTTCGTATTATAAAATAACGGTCTAGAATATCTTGTAAAAATATTTCACCTGTTAATTTTGATTCACCATAAATATTAATTGGCGTAGTTGTGTTAGTTTCTTTGTAAGGGGTTCTATTTTTGCCATCAAACACAAAATCGGTAGAAATATGAATAAGTGTAGTGTTATGCTTCTTGCAGACCTCTGCGATATTTTTTACACCTTCAGCATTGACTTTAAACGCTAATTCTTGATTCTCTTCGGCTACATCTACAGCGGTATAAGCGGCACAATTAACGCAAAAATCAAAGTTTTCTGTTTGAAATGCATTTTCAAGTTGATCTGTATTGGTAATATCTAAATCTGAAGAGCTTAAAAACACAAACTCTATAGAAGAGTTATTTTTTAAAACAACATCTTGTAAACATTGACCTAACTGACCTTGACTACCTGTTACCAGTATTCTTAAAACCATTAAAAATATTCTTTTAAAGTTGGTAAATCAGCATCTTTTTCTGATACAAGAATTTCTTCATTAGAAAGTTTCCAATTAATATTTAAAGTGGGGTCATTAAACATAATACCTGCTTCAGATTTTTTGTTGTAATAATTATCGCACTTGTAAGAAAAAATAGCTGTTTTACTTAGCACAGCAAAACCATGGGCAAACCCTCGAGGAACGAAAAGCTGTTTTTTATTTTCTTCTGTTAATTCAATAGATATATGCTTTCCAAATGTGGGAGATTTTGGCCTAAGATCAACTGCTACGTCTAAAACAGCTCCTTTAACAGCTCTAACAAGCTTAGCTTGAGCAAAATACCCTGTTTGAAAATGTAAGCCCCTTACTACTCCTTTAGTAGAAAACGATTCATTATCTTGTACAAACGTAACAGATTTGCCTATTAAATTATTAAATTGTTTTTGATTAAAGCTTTCAAAAAAATACCCTCTATCATCTTTAAAAAGATGAGGTTCAAGAATAAAACAATCTTTAAGCTTAGTCTCTGTTATTTTCATTCTCTTTTTGTATTAGGCCTAATAAATTTTTGCCATAACCACTTTTCATCAATGGTTTTGCTAAATCTTTAAATTGTGTTTCTGTAATGTACCCCATTTCAAAGGCAGCAGCTTCAATAGATCCTATTTTAAGGCCTTGGCGCTCTTCAATAACCTCAACAAATTGCGAAGCTTGCATTAATGATTGAAATGTCCCTGTATCTAACCACGCCGTTCCTCTATCTAATATACTTACATTTAGTTTACCTTGTTCTAAATAGGCTTTATTTACATCGGTTATTTCTAACTCGCCTCTTTCGCTAGGGGTGATATTTTTGGCAATATCGATTACACTATTATCATAAAAATAAATCCCCGGTACAGCATAATTGGATTTTGGCTCTTTAGGTTTTTCTTCTATAGAAATCGCTTGTCCATCATTATTAAATTCGACTACGCCATAACGCTCGGGGTCATGAACTCTATAAGCGTATATAATACCTCCTTCTGGGTTATTGTTCTCTTGTAATAATTTTGACAACCCACTACCATAAAAAATATTATCGCCTAAAATCAAAGCAACTTTATCATTACCCACAAATTTTTCGCCTATTATAAACGCCTCTGCTAAACCATTTGGTTGGTCTTGTACAGCATACTCAAAACGACATCCATATTTTTCGCCATCACCTAATAAATCTTTAAAAAGGGGAAGGTCTTTTGGTGTTGAAATAATTAAAATTTCCTTAATACCCGAATACAATAGTGTTGATAATGGATAGTAAATCATTGGTTTATCATATACTGGCATAAGTTGCTTACTTACCGATAATGTTAAAGGGTGTAGCCGTGTACCTGAACCTCCTGCTAGAATAATTCCTTTCATTTATAATACTGTTTTTCATAATATAATTGATACGCACCACTTGTTACATGGTTTAACCACTCTTGGTTGTTTAAATACCAATCTATTGTTATAGACAATCCTTGCTCAAATGTTACTGATGGTTCCCAACTTAATTCTTTATTAATTTTGTTGGCATCTATGGCATACCTTAAATCATGACCTGGTCTATCTTTTACAAATGTGATTAGTTTTTTAGATGTTCCAGAAGTTCTTCCTAATTTTTTATCCATTTGGCTACAAAGCAACTGTACCAAATCTATATTTTTCCATTCATTAAATCCACCTATGTTATAGGTTTCAGTATTTTTTCCTTTATGGAAGACTAAATCAATAGCTCGAGCATGATCAACAACATATAACCAATCTCTCGTGTAATTGCCATCGCCATAAACTGGCAATGATTTATTATTTATAATATTATTAATAAATAACGGAATAAGTTTTTCAGGAAATTGATTTTGCCCATAGTTATTAGAGCAATTAGAAATCACATAGGGAATATTGTACGTTTCACCATAGGCTCGCACGAAATGGTCTGAGCTTGCTTTTGATGCTGAGTAAGGTGAATTTGGAGAATATGGTGTTGATTCTGTAAATAATCCTGATTCTCCTAATGTGCCATAAACTTCATCGGTACTAATATGATAAAAACGTTTACCTTCAAAATTACCTTCCCATAATTCCTTAAAAGCGTTTAACAAATTAAGTGTTCCTATTATATTTGTTTTTACAAATGCTAAAGGATCCTTAATAGAACGGTCTACATGAGATTCAGCAGCCAAATGAATAACACTCTCGAATTGGTGTTTTTGAAAAAGATGTGTAATTAAATTCTCATCATTTATATCAGCTTTAATAAAATGATAATTGGTTTTAGCCTCAACATCTTTTAAATTTTCTAGATTACCCGCATAAGTTAAGGCATCAAGGTTGTAAATTTCATAATTAGGATACTTATTAACAAATAACCTAACGACATGAGACCCTATAAAACCTGCACCTCCTGTAATTAATATGGTTTTATTCATATGATAAAACATATTTGGTTAGTCTTCTAATTAAATAAACAAAACACAATAAAACGAATGCTATAACAGGAAATATTAAAATATACATATTCCAAATGCTTGAATATTTAGCTCCAACATCTTGAAAGCTAGATAAGGTATCGAAAAAGACATCTTCTTCTACTTTTTGAGATTCTAAGTCACTTAACTCTTCCTTTAATTTCATTTCTTCTTTAAGTAACTCAAACTCTTTTGTTTTTGTTTTTTCCTGAATAAAGGACATGCCATCTCTTGTTGAATAAGAACCCTCTTTAGATTTTGACTCTTCTGTCATAACGTTAATATAAACTTGCTTAAGAGAATCAATCTCTTTAAGTGATGACAACACTTTTTCTTTCCTAATAGCAATTAAAGAATCGCGTTTTTTCATTTTCTTTTTAGAATAATAATTCTCAAAAGTTGAATTAAAGCCCTCCTCTAAAGACCTAAAAATATTCTTTTTAAAAGATCTAACACTAATTTCAAAAATATCCCCTGAGTAAATGCTTCTGTTCTCAATAAAATCATCAAAACCAATATCTTGTGCTCGAACACTATCTATTGACTTTATAAATTTGTCGTATTGAAGTATTTTGTCATTTTCATTTTCAGGGCCTGGATTAATTTCAAATTCAATTAGTTTTGCAGCATCTTCATTAGTAATATCAAACAATTCTGATAGTTGGTTATAATCCCTCTCACCTATTAAGGCATTATAATAATTAATATTTGTAACCAGCTGAAACTTAGAGTCAAAATAGGGTTTAACAAGCATTTGAGACTCATAAACATCTTTCTGGGTTCTTTGTAAAACAACCCCTACAATAGCAGCCAACAACATAACTATTGCAATAAGTTTAAAGTTTTTAAATATAGCCTGTAAAGCATAAATAAACACTGAAAAAATAGCCTTAAAAATAACCCCAATAAAATGAAATAGCTTGGTAAATAAATTACCAATCATATTAAAGATTTGAATTAAATCTATTTCTTCAGAAGGTGTATGTTCTGGTAAATTTTTACTCATTTGATGTTATGATTAATTAAATATTTGTTTTAAAATTTGTCTTGTAATTAAATAGGTTGGCTTTACACCAGAGGTGCCTAAACCACCAGAGGCTAATGTGCTTCCTGTTTCTAAGGGGTTATCACTAGCATAATAAGCATATCTTACTTTAACCTTTTCATTTATATTTCCTCTAACGCGCGAAGCCGCTTGTATGGCTTTTTGGTAATGTGCACCTTCCATTTCCAAACCTATAACATTCCACGTAGAATTGTAAAAGAATTTTAAAATTTCTTTGTTCTGTAATGAGGTTCCTAAAACGGTTATCATAGCGCCTTCATACACATCTATGCCTTGGTCTTCTATATCACTCTTAGACAATTCGTTTTTAAAGGGGTAATTATCTGCGGTGCCTTCAAAAATGTGTGCCGATGGAATCATAATATCGCCTTTGCCACCTTCTAAAATTCCTGCTTTGCCCATAATAGATATAGACTCTACATTTAAATGAGCGTTATTCCCATTAATTTTAATGGGTTTTAACAACTCATCCATAGTTTCGTAAGCTTGTTCCCCAAATGCATAATCCATAACAAAAATCACAGGTTGCTCGCTTGACTTTGATTTAGATGTGACTTCTAAATCGGTTTTTTCTAAATCTATCTTAGATGTATCAAAAATTTGTACGTCAATATTAGTTCCTGAGTGATCTGGTATATATATCATGCCATTCTGCAACGCTAGTTTTTCTACTTTATTGCGTAAAGCTTTGTTTTTACCTTGACTTAAGTCTTCATAAACTTCAAAAATAGATTTTTTGCTAAGTTCAGATTTCAAAGCTATTGGTGCAAAAAGCGAATTCATAACACTGTGCATATTAGCACTTATTATATGAATAGGTTTTTCTAGTAAACCATGCTTTTCTAATACTTGCTTAATGTTATCTGCCCAAATTTCGCCATGAATATGATGCCCTAAACGCTCTCTTAATACTGGACTAAAGGTTACCGTTCTTTTATTGCTGTTTACTTGTTCTTCTATGGCTAGTTTTCCTAACCAATAAACAATATGAAGTAAGCGTTCTGGTTGTGTTGGCGTAGCAAAATCGCTATAAACTTGGGTAAGCTTACTAAAGGTTCTTCCTAAAATATTGGCTGTGTGCGTTATAGCTATTTCACGTTCTTTTTGAGTAAGCTTTTTTGTGGACAAAACAGCTTTCTCTAGCTTAATCCAATCTCTGGTTGTTGTACCTTGTTCATCTATTAGAACACGGTTACTTATTTTATGAGACTCTACAAACAAAAACGTAAGATGCGTTAAAATATCGTAAATTTCAGATCGTCCTCTTGTTACCTCAATATTCATTTGTTCTTCATCAATACGGTAACAATTACGTCTTCTTTTGGGTGGAATAATAGGTTTAAAATGGGAACTCCCATAACCTTCGTCACTAGTAAGGTTAATGTAAGTACATTCTTCAATGCCTTGTGGTAATCTATCTATAACGTATAAAAGGCCTTCTAATTCGGCTTTTTCTTCGGCTACAGAACCATAAATTTCTGGACGTAGTAGTAGTAATGCTTCACGTAACGTTTCGCCAGAAACACCCATGGGTTTATAAAAGCCTCTATTAAACAAATGGCGCATAGTAATATACATGCGCTCTATGGCATTTGAACTTTCTTGAGCTCGTGTTCGTCCTTGATGTTTTCCTTTATTCATAAAAATAGTTGCCGACAAATATAATATTATTTGATTAAAGCTAATGTAATTAAATTATTAGCAATAGACCTATCATTTGATAATCTAGGTAGTTTGTTTTGTCCGCCTAATTTACCTAGACTTTTCATATGTTCTTGAAAGCCATTTTTCTTGACCATGGTGATTTTTAATGGTTGTAGAATTTTCCCTTCAATTAAATCTAAATAATAACTGTTTTGTTGCTGAAGTGACCTATCAATTTTATTGATAAACTCCTGCATATCTTTAGGCTCTTTTTCAAATTCTATAAACCATTCATGATATGGTAAGCCTTCTTCTGGCGTTATTTGTGGCGCTACCGTAAACTCATTTACTGCTACTTGTGTGCCTTCAATGCCATCTTTTAAGGCTTGTTCCACCTCTTTACCAATAACATGTTCACCAAAGGCCGAAATAAAATGTTTTATTCTTCCTGAAACAATCACGCGATAAGGTTTCGTGGATGTAAATTGAACCGTATCGCCAATATTATAACCCCATAAACCTGCTGTAGTAGAAATAATCATGACATAGTTTACACCAACCTCAACATCTTTTATAGTTATTCGAGTTGGGGTTTCATTGAAAAACTCATCGGCTTTTACAAACTCATAAAAAATCCCTGAATCTAACTGAAGCAACATACCTTTTTCGTTTTGCTTATCTTGAAAAGCAAAAAAACCTTCGCTGGCTGGGTACAACTCAATACTATCGACTTGTCTTCCTATTAAATTTTCAAATTTAGACTTATAGGGTTCGTAATTTACACCTCCAAAAATAAATAAGTCGAAATTTTTAAAAACATCACCAACCTTTTTTCCTGTTTTCGTCACAATTCTTTCAAAATACATTTGTACCCAAGATGGTATTCCAGAAATAACGGTCATATTCTCTGGTAGCGTTTCTTTTACTATGGCATCTACTTTGGTTTCCCAATCTTCAATGCAATTGGTCTCCCATGATGGCATACGGTTTTTTTGAAGATAGTTTGGCACATAATGCGCTACAATTCCCGATAATCGCCCTAATTCGATACCGTTTTTTTTCTCTAATATTGGACTACCTTGTAGGAAAATCATTTTGCCATCAATAAATTTCGTGTTTCCTGTTTCGGCAACATACATTAAAATAGCGTTTCTTGCTGCTTTAATATGCGTTGGCATACTTTCTTTGGTAATAGGAATATATTTTGCTCCCGATGTTGTTCCAGAGGTTTTAGCAAAATAAATAGGTTTTCCTTTCCATAGAATATTTTCCTCTCCATTAACAACGCGTTCTACATAGGGTTTTAAATCCTCGTAATCTCTTATAGGAACACGCTTTTTAAAATCTTGATAGGTATTTATACTAATAAAATCATGATCTTGTCCAAACACAGTAGAAGCTGCTTCACTAATTAAATTTTGAAAGACTTTTTCTTGTGTTTCAATAGGATTATTAGCCCATTTATTTATGGACTTTGCTACAAGTTTTGCAAAAGGTTTTGCTAATACAGATTTTATTGATGGCATTTAATTAAAGTCTATAAAGTTTGTTGGATTAATAGGATACCCATCTTTCCAGAGTTCAAAATGTAGGTGTGTTCCTGTAGAATATTCACCAGAGTTACCCACCATAGCTATAACTTCTCCGGTTTTAACTAAATCGCCCTGTTGCTTGGTTAACGAACTA carries:
- the rfbD gene encoding dTDP-4-dehydrorhamnose reductase — encoded protein: MVLRILVTGSQGQLGQCLQDVVLKNNSSIEFVFLSSSDLDITNTDQLENAFQTENFDFCVNCAAYTAVDVAEENQELAFKVNAEGVKNIAEVCKKHNTTLIHISTDFVFDGKNRTPYKETNTTTPINIYGESKLTGEIFLQDILDRYFIIRTSWLYSEYGHNFVKTMLRLFKEKDALNVVDDQIGSPTYAGDLAKFIYYIISSQSTNYGVYHFSNLGETSWFGFAKKIKELSKLHVKIIPIASSEFPTKAVRPNYSVLSTKKVEETFSYGLINWENSLQNMLAI
- the rfbC gene encoding dTDP-4-dehydrorhamnose 3,5-epimerase gives rise to the protein MKITETKLKDCFILEPHLFKDDRGYFFESFNQKQFNNLIGKSVTFVQDNESFSTKGVVRGLHFQTGYFAQAKLVRAVKGAVLDVAVDLRPKSPTFGKHISIELTEENKKQLFVPRGFAHGFAVLSKTAIFSYKCDNYYNKKSEAGIMFNDPTLNINWKLSNEEILVSEKDADLPTLKEYF
- a CDS encoding GH3 auxin-responsive promoter family protein, with translation MPSIKSVLAKPFAKLVAKSINKWANNPIETQEKVFQNLISEAASTVFGQDHDFISINTYQDFKKRVPIRDYEDLKPYVERVVNGEENILWKGKPIYFAKTSGTTSGAKYIPITKESMPTHIKAARNAILMYVAETGNTKFIDGKMIFLQGSPILEKKNGIELGRLSGIVAHYVPNYLQKNRMPSWETNCIEDWETKVDAIVKETLPENMTVISGIPSWVQMYFERIVTKTGKKVGDVFKNFDLFIFGGVNYEPYKSKFENLIGRQVDSIELYPASEGFFAFQDKQNEKGMLLQLDSGIFYEFVKADEFFNETPTRITIKDVEVGVNYVMIISTTAGLWGYNIGDTVQFTSTKPYRVIVSGRIKHFISAFGEHVIGKEVEQALKDGIEGTQVAVNEFTVAPQITPEEGLPYHEWFIEFEKEPKDMQEFINKIDRSLQQQNSYYLDLIEGKILQPLKITMVKKNGFQEHMKSLGKLGGQNKLPRLSNDRSIANNLITLALIK
- the rfbA gene encoding glucose-1-phosphate thymidylyltransferase RfbA, which encodes MKGIILAGGSGTRLHPLTLSVSKQLMPVYDKPMIYYPLSTLLYSGIKEILIISTPKDLPLFKDLLGDGEKYGCRFEYAVQDQPNGLAEAFIIGEKFVGNDKVALILGDNIFYGSGLSKLLQENNNPEGGIIYAYRVHDPERYGVVEFNNDGQAISIEEKPKEPKSNYAVPGIYFYDNSVIDIAKNITPSERGELEITDVNKAYLEQGKLNVSILDRGTAWLDTGTFQSLMQASQFVEVIEERQGLKIGSIEAAAFEMGYITETQFKDLAKPLMKSGYGKNLLGLIQKENENNRD
- the rfbB gene encoding dTDP-glucose 4,6-dehydratase, with translation MNKTILITGGAGFIGSHVVRLFVNKYPNYEIYNLDALTYAGNLENLKDVEAKTNYHFIKADINDENLITHLFQKHQFESVIHLAAESHVDRSIKDPLAFVKTNIIGTLNLLNAFKELWEGNFEGKRFYHISTDEVYGTLGESGLFTESTPYSPNSPYSASKASSDHFVRAYGETYNIPYVISNCSNNYGQNQFPEKLIPLFINNIINNKSLPVYGDGNYTRDWLYVVDHARAIDLVFHKGKNTETYNIGGFNEWKNIDLVQLLCSQMDKKLGRTSGTSKKLITFVKDRPGHDLRYAIDANKINKELSWEPSVTFEQGLSITIDWYLNNQEWLNHVTSGAYQLYYEKQYYK
- a CDS encoding DUF6909 family protein, which encodes MNKGKHQGRTRAQESSNAIERMYITMRHLFNRGFYKPMGVSGETLREALLLLRPEIYGSVAEEKAELEGLLYVIDRLPQGIEECTYINLTSDEGYGSSHFKPIIPPKRRRNCYRIDEEQMNIEVTRGRSEIYDILTHLTFLFVESHKISNRVLIDEQGTTTRDWIKLEKAVLSTKKLTQKEREIAITHTANILGRTFSKLTQVYSDFATPTQPERLLHIVYWLGKLAIEEQVNSNKRTVTFSPVLRERLGHHIHGEIWADNIKQVLEKHGLLEKPIHIISANMHSVMNSLFAPIALKSELSKKSIFEVYEDLSQGKNKALRNKVEKLALQNGMIYIPDHSGTNIDVQIFDTSKIDLEKTDLEVTSKSKSSEQPVIFVMDYAFGEQAYETMDELLKPIKINGNNAHLNVESISIMGKAGILEGGKGDIMIPSAHIFEGTADNYPFKNELSKSDIEDQGIDVYEGAMITVLGTSLQNKEILKFFYNSTWNVIGLEMEGAHYQKAIQAASRVRGNINEKVKVRYAYYASDNPLETGSTLASGGLGTSGVKPTYLITRQILKQIFN